A region of Malaciobacter marinus DNA encodes the following proteins:
- a CDS encoding polysaccharide deacetylase family protein, which produces MKYLLLLIISYYYLSANAHVFVYHRFGDSKHASTNTTLKELEKEFTYFKDNGYEVVKLSQIIEKVKNKEEIPDNWVALTIDDSYKSFYKNGLPIFKKYNYPFSLYVYVEATQKGYGDFMTWDELKDASKYGEIGLHSYSHPHLTKISKQKVFNDTKKSFEVFEEKLGFKPKSYAYPYGEYNEQIKNTLKEFKFDYILNQSIGTINKNSDVYDINRIALVGKVNLEQKLRYKTLEAQWLEPLKYPKDGVLKRVHARVDSKIKTIKLYITGFGWQDVKVNNGIIDVKLDLKLKNSRTRVILSPDYFTVANKIIIKD; this is translated from the coding sequence ATGAAATATCTACTACTTCTTATAATATCTTACTACTATTTAAGTGCTAACGCGCATGTATTCGTTTATCATAGATTTGGTGATAGTAAACATGCAAGTACAAATACAACACTTAAAGAACTAGAAAAAGAGTTTACGTATTTTAAAGACAATGGGTATGAAGTTGTAAAACTATCACAAATTATTGAAAAAGTTAAAAATAAAGAGGAAATACCAGATAACTGGGTAGCATTAACTATTGATGACTCTTATAAAAGTTTTTATAAAAATGGTTTGCCAATTTTCAAAAAATACAACTATCCATTTTCTTTATATGTATATGTTGAAGCAACTCAAAAAGGCTATGGAGATTTTATGACTTGGGATGAGTTAAAAGATGCTTCTAAATATGGAGAAATTGGTTTACACTCTTATTCTCACCCTCATCTTACTAAAATCTCAAAACAAAAAGTTTTTAATGATACAAAAAAATCTTTTGAAGTATTTGAAGAAAAATTAGGTTTTAAACCTAAATCATATGCATATCCTTATGGAGAGTATAATGAACAAATCAAAAATACATTAAAAGAGTTTAAATTTGATTATATATTAAATCAAAGCATAGGAACTATAAATAAAAATTCTGATGTTTATGATATAAACAGAATAGCTCTTGTAGGGAAAGTTAACTTAGAACAAAAATTAAGATATAAAACTTTAGAAGCTCAATGGCTAGAACCATTAAAATATCCTAAAGATGGTGTACTTAAAAGAGTTCATGCAAGAGTTGATTCAAAGATAAAAACTATAAAACTATATATTACAGGTTTTGGATGGCAAGATGTAAAAGTAAATAATGGCATAATTGATGTAAAATTAGATCTTAAGTTAAAAAACTCAAGAACAAGAGTTATATTAAGTCCTGATTACTTTACAGTTGCAAACAAGATTATAATTA
- a CDS encoding site-specific recombinase, producing MENDFLNLLDNINDKQIDIVDKLSLIVNFIRPSKFNEIDDSLHKIDMIIDFFKKSDNLALTISNEINLLLIESKVSTNIVNLGILSKNGFSYEIRNRFYNKFLPNPPKKGDFRYIFATLFNKKNDYKWVNKIDNEKWTEFFSSILISHKYTERLKNHIYWELIYAAEILSIWIASEEFDDNFLRLDKKLLNRDSVFISLQRDLSDLIHKLQLENVNINSIKKDFEHIDVLIEQCNKQVLLFKKKSINHGISIDLTYELERLTQIIRRLDYILGLIKSFDTNKFHISLVELFKESIIKNATKNSLYELYEQSIKIISKSITNNTSEHGEHYITNNVKDYIKMFLKASGAGIIIAIMALIKINIMQSNFSYSFETFFISLNYGLGFVIIHLFGFTVATKQPAMTASTFAEAIDKDDGRKANQNKLVSLIFQVIRSQFAAVAGNVTFALLLAFLISFYFISNNSVVLDANEVEYYLDGLKPFSAFFFAAIAGVWLFCSGLISGYFDNRADLLELKSRYYHHPLLKKLLKNKKREKFANYLHNHHGAIAGNFFFGVLLGITPFLGYIFNLPLDIRHVAFSTAYLGYASMHIDISISEFLFYFICVLMIGFVNLTISFSLALKVSLLSREAYFGNLFSFFKLLVIEIFKKPHHLIFPIKDKKN from the coding sequence TTGGAAAATGATTTTTTAAATCTTTTAGATAATATAAATGATAAACAAATAGATATTGTTGATAAACTTAGTTTAATTGTGAATTTTATTAGACCAAGTAAGTTTAATGAAATAGATGATAGTTTACATAAAATAGATATGATAATAGATTTTTTTAAAAAAAGTGATAATCTTGCTTTAACAATATCTAATGAAATAAATTTATTGTTAATAGAATCAAAAGTTTCTACAAATATTGTTAATTTAGGTATTCTTTCTAAAAATGGATTTAGTTATGAAATAAGAAATAGATTTTATAATAAGTTTTTACCTAATCCTCCTAAGAAGGGAGATTTTAGATATATTTTTGCAACGTTATTTAATAAAAAGAATGATTATAAATGGGTGAATAAAATAGATAATGAAAAATGGACAGAGTTTTTTTCTTCTATATTAATAAGTCATAAGTATACTGAAAGACTAAAAAATCATATTTATTGGGAATTGATTTATGCAGCTGAGATTTTATCTATATGGATTGCATCAGAAGAGTTTGATGATAATTTTCTTCGTTTGGATAAAAAACTTTTAAATAGAGACTCTGTATTTATCTCATTACAAAGGGATTTAAGTGATTTAATACATAAGTTACAACTTGAAAATGTAAATATAAACTCTATTAAAAAAGATTTTGAACATATAGATGTATTAATTGAACAATGTAATAAGCAAGTTTTATTGTTTAAGAAAAAATCTATTAATCATGGTATCTCAATTGATTTAACATATGAACTAGAAAGATTGACTCAAATAATAAGAAGATTGGATTATATTTTAGGTTTAATAAAAAGTTTTGATACAAATAAATTTCATATTTCTCTTGTGGAATTATTTAAAGAGTCTATAATAAAAAATGCTACAAAAAACTCATTGTATGAACTTTATGAGCAAAGTATAAAAATTATATCAAAAAGTATTACAAATAATACAAGTGAACATGGAGAGCATTATATTACAAATAATGTTAAGGATTATATAAAAATGTTTTTAAAAGCTAGTGGTGCTGGAATAATTATTGCAATAATGGCACTAATTAAAATAAATATTATGCAAAGTAATTTTTCTTATTCTTTTGAAACATTTTTTATTAGTTTAAATTATGGCTTAGGATTTGTAATTATACATTTATTTGGGTTTACTGTTGCAACAAAGCAACCTGCTATGACTGCATCTACTTTTGCAGAAGCCATAGACAAAGATGATGGAAGAAAGGCAAATCAAAATAAACTTGTTTCACTTATTTTTCAAGTAATTCGTTCACAATTTGCAGCTGTTGCTGGAAATGTAACTTTTGCTTTATTGTTAGCTTTTCTTATATCTTTTTACTTTATTAGCAATAATAGTGTAGTTTTAGATGCAAATGAAGTTGAATACTACTTAGATGGTCTAAAACCCTTTTCTGCTTTTTTCTTTGCAGCAATTGCAGGAGTTTGGCTTTTTTGTTCAGGTTTAATTTCTGGATATTTTGATAATCGTGCTGATTTATTGGAGTTAAAATCTAGATATTATCATCATCCATTACTTAAAAAACTACTTAAAAATAAAAAAAGAGAAAAGTTTGCAAATTATTTACATAATCATCATGGTGCAATTGCAGGAAACTTCTTTTTTGGAGTTCTTTTAGGAATTACACCTTTTCTTGGGTATATATTTAACTTGCCATTAGATATACGTCATGTTGCCTTTTCTACTGCATATTTAGGATATGCTTCAATGCATATCGATATTTCAATTAGTGAATTTTTATTCTATTTTATTTGTGTACTTATGATTGGATTTGTAAATTTAACTATTAGTTTTTCATTAGCTTTAAAAGTATCTTTACTTTCAAGGGAAGCATATTTTGGTAATTTATTTTCTTTTTTTAAACTATTAGTTATTGAAATATTTAAAAAACCACATCATTTGATTTTTCCTATTAAAGACAAAAAAAACTAA
- a CDS encoding methyltransferase — MSVQNEFTKHAKNYNNNNIIQQIIAKALIRDINSMPKTILELGCGSGQVYKNIDWEVDFYCAVDFASSMCKLHPRNKKVKVECFDFDTDEFFDFLKNYKFDTVVSASALQWSKNLPKLVSKLAESTNNINAVLFTSNTFKSIQKITNKKSPILNEESIKKAFLNSFDCEFEKYTYNLEFDNKKEMFDYIKNSGVSGDSSLSFKDAKKLYKEYNLNYLEFEVIFVRTISKS, encoded by the coding sequence ATGTCTGTACAAAATGAATTTACAAAACATGCAAAAAATTATAATAACAATAATATTATTCAACAAATCATTGCAAAAGCATTAATTAGAGATATAAACAGTATGCCTAAAACTATTTTAGAGTTAGGTTGTGGTTCAGGCCAAGTTTATAAAAATATTGATTGGGAAGTGGATTTTTATTGTGCAGTTGACTTTGCTTCTTCAATGTGCAAGCTTCATCCACGAAATAAAAAAGTAAAAGTTGAGTGTTTTGATTTTGATACTGATGAATTTTTTGATTTTTTAAAAAATTATAAGTTTGATACAGTTGTATCTGCATCTGCTTTACAATGGTCAAAAAATCTACCAAAACTTGTATCAAAACTTGCAGAATCTACAAATAATATAAATGCAGTACTTTTTACTTCAAATACTTTTAAAAGCATTCAAAAAATAACAAATAAAAAATCACCAATATTAAATGAAGAGAGTATAAAAAAGGCATTTTTAAATAGTTTTGATTGTGAATTTGAGAAATATACTTATAATTTAGAGTTTGATAATAAAAAAGAGATGTTTGATTATATTAAAAATTCAGGAGTAAGTGGAGATAGCTCTTTATCTTTTAAAGATGCAAAAAAATTGTATAAAGAGTATAATTTAAACTACTTAGAGTTTGAAGTAATATTTGTTAGAACAATCTCTAAGTCATAA
- a CDS encoding Bax inhibitor-1/YccA family protein: MYNRDYLEQSQKNTAQDSSRVEIMSFLKATYQLFAGSLLAATAGAYIGLDIVSIIAGPVMWILFAIELGLIFFVIPRVKHTPGVNLAVLFAFTFITGLTIAPLLTAIFAMPGGASIVGQAFLMTSVAFGGISMFAMTTRRDFSSMGKFLFIALIIMIVAGISNIFIQSSMFQLVIASAGALLFSAFILYDTQNIIRGGYDSPVEAALSLYLDFFNLFISLLQILGIMNSDD; encoded by the coding sequence ATGTATAATAGAGATTATCTAGAACAATCTCAAAAAAATACAGCTCAAGACTCATCAAGAGTTGAGATAATGAGCTTTTTAAAAGCTACATATCAATTATTTGCGGGATCACTTTTAGCAGCAACTGCTGGAGCATATATTGGACTTGATATAGTTTCAATAATTGCCGGACCAGTAATGTGGATATTATTTGCAATTGAATTAGGATTAATTTTCTTTGTTATTCCTAGAGTTAAACACACTCCAGGTGTAAACTTAGCAGTACTATTTGCATTTACATTTATTACTGGGTTAACAATCGCTCCATTATTAACTGCAATATTTGCAATGCCAGGTGGTGCATCAATTGTTGGTCAAGCATTTTTAATGACATCAGTAGCTTTTGGTGGGATTTCAATGTTTGCAATGACAACAAGAAGAGATTTCTCTTCAATGGGTAAATTTTTATTTATTGCATTAATTATAATGATTGTTGCTGGTATTTCTAATATCTTCATTCAATCATCAATGTTTCAATTAGTAATTGCAAGTGCAGGAGCACTTCTTTTCTCAGCATTCATTCTTTATGATACACAAAATATCATAAGAGGTGGATATGATTCACCTGTTGAAGCTGCATTGTCACTATATTTAGATTTCTTTAATCTGTTTATATCTTTACTACAGATTTTAGGTATTATGAATAGTGATGACTAG
- a CDS encoding thiamine-phosphate pyrophosphorylase, translating into MKKNNLRLIDANLNRLREGIRVVEDIFRYIYDDKITASKLKELRHQSRIDNYKDLLQSRDIKNDVLKKSTNSEQNRKNLESILIANFKRAQESARVLEEFCKLVSSKDSENFKYIRYELYDLEIVLTNITSNSK; encoded by the coding sequence ATGAAAAAAAATAATCTAAGACTTATTGATGCTAATCTAAATAGATTAAGAGAGGGTATTAGAGTTGTAGAAGATATCTTTCGATATATCTATGATGATAAAATAACTGCTTCTAAATTAAAAGAGTTAAGACATCAAAGTAGAATTGATAATTATAAAGATTTACTTCAGTCTCGTGATATTAAAAATGATGTTTTAAAAAAATCAACAAACAGTGAACAAAATAGAAAAAACCTAGAATCAATACTTATTGCAAATTTTAAGCGTGCACAAGAGAGCGCTAGAGTATTAGAAGAGTTTTGTAAATTAGTTTCTAGTAAAGATAGTGAAAACTTTAAATATATTAGATATGAACTTTATGACTTAGAGATTGTTCTAACAAATATTACTTCAAACTCTAAGTAG
- the secG gene encoding preprotein translocase subunit SecG produces the protein MTSTLLIVQFVLAIILTITILLQKSSSIGLGAYSGSNDSLFGAKGPGSFLSKATMAIGLIFVINTLVLGYMYNEQRNKSAIDNVKINTLIPNKPEQKNEQSAPAAPTAPSVPATK, from the coding sequence ATGACCTCTACACTATTAATAGTTCAATTTGTATTAGCTATTATATTAACAATAACAATTTTACTTCAAAAAAGCTCTAGTATTGGACTTGGTGCTTATAGTGGAAGTAACGATTCACTATTTGGTGCAAAAGGACCTGGTAGTTTTTTATCAAAAGCCACAATGGCAATAGGATTAATTTTTGTTATTAATACCTTAGTTCTTGGGTATATGTACAATGAACAAAGAAATAAAAGTGCTATTGATAATGTAAAAATCAACACTTTAATTCCTAACAAACCAGAACAAAAAAATGAACAGTCAGCACCAGCTGCACCTACTGCACCTAGTGTTCCTGCAACTAAATAA